CGCCGTAATGAGTGAAAACGCTACTCAATCCTAGTCTTTCCCTCTTCCAAAAAAACGAGACGGGCATTGCTAATACCACGCTGGTGTCGTCTAGCAGGAAGCCATTTACCAATGATGGGATCAGAGCGTGCTTTAATGAGAGCATCCTGGTACCCCTCAGCACCAGCGACCGGCGTGTTCAGCTTGGGCCAGTTGACctgacaaaaaaaacaaggtcAGTGGGAAAATGCTTCAACTTGGTTAGAACGGGAATTAACTTACGTAGAGCATGCCGTGTCCATATACAAAATGGAAACAGTAGACTCCCACCAGTAACCAGAAGATTACAAACAGACGAAGCGGCCAGACAGCAGCATCAGGCATCCGTCTCGTGAAAAGCGCAACCAATACCAAGAACACACTAGCAGCGAGAACATAGGGGACCGACTGGATGACAAGTGGTCGCCGGTCAAGGAACAGCTGGATGTTGGCAAACTTTGAGTCTGATGGGAGATAGGTGCCCAAAAATACGTCAAATCCATCTTGTCGAGGACCGTCCATGAAGTTGTTGCGTACATATCGCGTGATCGAATTGTTCAAATCTTGCAGCATGCCGGCCCGCGTACGTTTGCCAGTCCGAGTGAAATCAGTCTTCAGGGCACCAGTACCAGAATAAGACTTGGAGACCACATCTGCGTTGTCGGCCCAGATATTCCGGAACAGGTTTTCAAACTCCTGGTCATCGTTGGCAGTCTCACCGGGACGGAGAACGCCTGCGTCCATAAGCTGCCGCGTGACCGCCCAGCGGCCAAGCATGCTCTGCACTACATTAGTGCGGTCCAGACAATCCATGCAGTTTGTTCGGACAACACTCGTTTGCGTAGAACGAGTATCCAACTGCCCACCAGGGGCACCTGGACTTTCCATACCACGGAAATAACCGCCCTGTGTCAGCCCGTCGTTCAAGCGGCCCATAAGCAACTCTGCGCGATGCCACTTAAGGCCCTTAGTCTCGTTGTGGAAATCAAAGTACACATAGTGTAGGCGATCCATCTCCTTCTGCTTGAACCCTGGTTCCAAAACATGGATCTTTTCAGACGTGCGTTCATCAGCAACGGTGCTTTCAGATGTGGAAGCGACTAGCGTGCGAACCAGCTGCTCATATGCACGCTTGACATTCTCCTCCCTGCCCTTTTGGTTCACGAGATTGACCATGTAGTTTTCTCCGTAGATGCGAATCTGCTCAGCAAAATGCTTCCGCGCGGCTTCGACGGAAGTCTCGACCTCACGAACCTGAAGCTTCGGTGTGTATTTGAGATCATTAACTTCAGTCCAGAACACGGGGACACTACCTCGAGTTTGTACAAAAGAATAGACTTGAAGGTCTTGCCCAGTTTTGCCACTTGTCATTGATTGACCTCCACCAAACCCAGATAGACCACCCGCCGAGTCATTCAAAATCACAACCTGCTCAGTCTCGTTGTAGTTTGAAACGTTTCCTTGCTCGTCGATTCCACGGGAGAAATATCTTGTTCCGGCCCGGTGCCTAGATCGGCGCGTGATAAGCGCGAAGGTGAAGGTTGTCGACTTCACTCGGGCAGGAGTAATGCGCATCATTCCAAACATTACTGGCAAGATATATGGGTCAGCCCCTGGTTGGGGACCGTAGCGAATTCCACTTGTGTCGTTTGCCCCGAGGCTGAAGTTGATCAAATCGGATTGAATGAAACGATTCCAGAAGAAGCGGTCGTCCGAACCCTTCCACATCGGAACATTAGGAGCATTTTGTGACTGTCGCTGGAAACTATTGGTGATATCTAGCGAGTAGGAAAAGTACATAGGCCCCTTTCGAAGCAGGTCTTTCACCACTGCAAGATAGGCATCTTCGTCGGCATCGTGAAGCGGCCGTTCTCGTATGGGGAGGAATTCCGTTCCGGCGACTTTGTAAACCATATGGCCGCGCAACCGTCCCATGGGCTGGGCTTTGGTGATAACAATGATGTATTTATCTGAGAGCGTCAGCGCAACCTCCTGAGTTCCTATTTGCGAGC
The nucleotide sequence above comes from Penicillium digitatum chromosome 1, complete sequence. Encoded proteins:
- a CDS encoding Phosphoinositide phosphatase (Sac1), putative, which produces MATPILPFRDINLHASPSHYVFTSPSSRQAPTLVVDRPTGDLRLNDGPLPGAKRISSIAGILGILKLKLDKYIIVITKAQPMGRLRGHMVYKVAGTEFLPIRERPLHDADEDAYLAVVKDLLRKGPMYFSYSLDITNSFQRQSQNAPNVPMWKGSDDRFFWNRFIQSDLINFSLGANDTSGIRYGPQPGADPYILPVMFGMMRITPARVKSTTFTFALITRRSRHRAGTRYFSRGIDEQGNVSNYNETEQVVILNDSAGGLSGFGGGQSMTSGKTGQDLQVYSFVQTRGSVPVFWTEVNDLKYTPKLQVREVETSVEAARKHFAEQIRIYGENYMVNLVNQKGREENVKRAYEQLVRTLVASTSESTVADERTSEKIHVLEPGFKQKEMDRLHYVYFDFHNETKGLKWHRAELLMGRLNDGLTQGGYFRGMESPGAPGGQLDTRSTQTSVVRTNCMDCLDRTNVVQSMLGRWAVTRQLMDAGVLRPGETANDDQEFENLFRNIWADNADVVSKSYSGTGALKTDFTRTGKRTRAGMLQDLNNSITRYVRNNFMDGPRQDGFDVFLGTYLPSDSKFANIQLFLDRRPLVIQSVPYVLAASVFLVLVALFTRRMPDAAVWPLRLFVIFWLLVGVYCFHFVYGHGMLYVNWPKLNTPVAGAEGYQDALIKARSDPIIGKWLPARRHQRGISNARLVFLEEGKTRIE